The genomic region AATACACCGACGAATAGCGCCAACAGCACCGCATAGATGAGGAATCCCTCTGGATTGGCTGCGGCGATCGGTTCCAGTGCCGCCGCTGTCATCAGGGAGACCACTGCGACGGGCCCCGTTGCCAACTGTCGGGATGAGCCGAAGAAGGCCGCGATCATAGGCGGCAGAAAGGAAGCGTAAAGACCGTAATAGGCGGGCAAACCTGCCAACTGAGCATAGGCCATGGACTGGGGGACCAGCACCAGCGCAACAGTGATGCCCGCAAGAATATCGGCCTTCAGGATCTTGCCGTCGCGCAGTTCGCCGATCCATCCGAAGAACGGCAGGAAACATTGCCGCAAGTAAGCGACTACGTCGTTTAGCCCAATCACTGTAACCCCCTGAAAAAAATAAAGTTAATTACCACTATCTAGCTACAGAATGAGCAGCGGAATCCTACGATGAGGAATGCCTGACACCCTGTATTCCAGCAAACCGACCCAGCGCTGCCCATCGATAATTCGGGTAGCAGATAAGTTTATCCTAATTAACTACTTTTTACGAGGGCACACCGACTAGTAATGCAGCGATTCAATAAATCTGCAGTAACATACGCTAAAGTGATATAAAATCCTGCCGTTACTAAAGGACATGAAGGCAGCATCTCGACTATAATGTCGCCCGCAAAATGATGCCAATCACGACACTAATAACTTCCAAAGGAGCAAGCGCCGTGCGATTCCTGTTACCACTTCTACTCCTGATTCTACCTGGAATCGGCCTTGCGTCAGGACGTGGTGAAAACCACCTGATTCTTACCGACCACTGGGTGGGTTTCACGGCAATCGCCATCTTCGTGGTGGCCTATCTGCTGGTAATGGCGGAAGAGTTCACCCACCTGCGCAAATCCAAACCGGTGATTCTGGCTGCAGGCCTGATCTGGGCCATCATTGCCTGGTACTACCAACAACACGGCCTGCCCAACGCCGCAGAAGAGGCGGTACGCCACCACCTGCTCGAATACGCCGAATTGATGTTGTTCCTGCTGGTGGCGATGACCTATATCAACGCCATGGATGAACGCAACGTTTTCGAAAAGCTGCGCTCCTGGCTGGTGGCCAAGGGTTTCGGCTTCCGGCAGCTCTTCTGGATTACCGGCGGACTCGCCTTCTTCATCTCCCCAATCGCCGACAACCTGACCACTGCCTTGCTGATGTGCGCTGTGGTACTGGCAGTTGGGGGTAGCAACAACAAGTTCGTACTGCTCGCCTGCATCAACATTGTGGTTGCAGCCAACGCAGGCGGCGCCTTCAGTCCCTTCGGCGACATCACCACCCTGATGGTATGGCAGAAAAACATCACCACTGCTCAGGGCACCGTCGACTTTTTCGAGTTCTTCAATCTCTTTGTCCCCTCAGTGGTCAACTGGCTGGTACCAGCAGTTATCATGACCTTCGCCGTACCCAATGAAAAACCTGAAGGCGGCGGCGAAGATGTCGAAATGAAGCGCGGCGCCAAACGCATCATCGTTCTGTTCCTGGCCACCATCGTCACCGCGGTAAGTTTCCACAACTTCATCCACTTGCCCCCCGTGGTCGGCATGCTGACCGGCCTGGCCTACCTTCAGTTTTTTGGCTTTT from Gammaproteobacteria bacterium (ex Lamellibrachia satsuma) harbors:
- the nhaD gene encoding sodium:proton antiporter NhaD, producing the protein MPITTLITSKGASAVRFLLPLLLLILPGIGLASGRGENHLILTDHWVGFTAIAIFVVAYLLVMAEEFTHLRKSKPVILAAGLIWAIIAWYYQQHGLPNAAEEAVRHHLLEYAELMLFLLVAMTYINAMDERNVFEKLRSWLVAKGFGFRQLFWITGGLAFFISPIADNLTTALLMCAVVLAVGGSNNKFVLLACINIVVAANAGGAFSPFGDITTLMVWQKNITTAQGTVDFFEFFNLFVPSVVNWLVPAVIMTFAVPNEKPEGGGEDVEMKRGAKRIIVLFLATIVTAVSFHNFIHLPPVVGMLTGLAYLQFFGFYLKKTYHKELITTNGDASTELEHDGQLGDPIAFDVFNKIARAEWDTLLFFYGVVLCVGGLGFIGYLALASDVMYTQWGVTMGLSPAMNATPANVAVGVLSAIVDNIPVMFAVLTMMPDMSEGQWLLATLAAGVGGSMLSIGSAAGVALMGQARGKYTFFGHMKWMPVIALGYVASIFTHIWINSHLF